The following are encoded in a window of Mustela nigripes isolate SB6536 chromosome 1, MUSNIG.SB6536, whole genome shotgun sequence genomic DNA:
- the TMEM45B gene encoding transmembrane protein 45B — protein MANFKGHALPGSFFLIVGLWWSVKYPLIYFHQKGKSSRLTRYQQRLEIIEAAIRTLFSVIGILAEQFVPDGPHLHLYHESGWVKLMNWQHSTMYLFFAVSGIVDLLTCLISHVPLGLDRLVMAVATFTEGFLFYYHVHNRPPLDQHIHSLLLCAVFGGAFSIFVEVILRDNIVLQLFRTSLVILQGTWFWQIGFVLFPPFGGPEWDQKDHANLMFVTMCFCWHYLAALCIVAISYSLVFCHLTRLKRPGGEIIGIQKLKSDHTYQTALLSGSDEE, from the exons ATGGCGAACTTTAAGGGCCACGCTCTCCCAGGGAGTTTCTTCTTGATAGTTGGGCTGTGGTGGTCAGTAAAGTACCCGCTGATATACTTTCACCAGAAGGGGAAAAGCAGCCGACTGACTCGTTACCAACAGCGTCTCGAGATCATTGAAGCTGCAATCAGAACCTTGTTTTCAGTCATTG GGATCCTGGCAGAGCAGTTTGTTCCCGACGGGCCCCACCTCCACCTGTACCACGAAAGCGGGTGGGTGAAGTTAATGAACTGGCAGCACAGCACCATGTACTTATTCTTCGCCGTCTCGGGGATCGTGGATCTGCTCACCTGCCTCATCAGCCATGTTCCCCTGGGGCTGGACAGACTGGTTATGGCCGTGGCGACATTTACCGAAG GTTTCCTCTTCTACTACCACGTCCATAACCGCCCACCCCTGGACCAGCATATCCACTCGCTCCTGCTGTGCGCCGTGTTTGGAGGGGCCTTCAGCATCTTCGTAGAGGTGATCCTTCGGGACAATATCGTGCTGCAGCTCTTCCGAACCAGTCTCGTTAttcttcagggcacctggttcTGGCAG ATCGGGTTTGTGCTGTTCCCACCTTTTGGAGGACCCGAATGGGACCAGAAAGATCACGCAAACCTAATGTTCGTCACCATGTGCTTCTGCTGGCACTACTTGGCTGCCCTCTGCATTGTGGCCATCAGCTACTCGCTCGTTTTCTG CCATTTGACCCGGTTAAAGAGGCCCGGAGGAGAAATCATTGGTATTCAGAAGCTGAAGTCAGATCACACTTACCAGACAGCCCTCTTGAGTGGCTCGGATGAGGAATGA